The following proteins are encoded in a genomic region of Brachypodium distachyon strain Bd21 chromosome 1, Brachypodium_distachyon_v3.0, whole genome shotgun sequence:
- the LOC100844811 gene encoding probable protein phosphatase 2C 12, with translation MAVHAEADGSGVPLAVLLKRELCNQKVEKPDILFGEANKSKKGEDFTLLVAKCHRAPAEGPCDNAGSDDTISVFAIFDGHNGSAAAIYTRENLSNNVLAAIPPNLTSEEWTAALPRALVAGFVKTDKDFQTKAARSGTTVTFVIIDGWVVTVASVGDSRCILESAEGSVYYLSADHRLDANEEEVERVTASGGDVGRINIAGGAGIGPLRCWPGGLCLSRSIGDTDVGEYIVPVPHVKQVKLSNAGGRLVIASDGVWDALRFQEALNCTRGLPAESAANRIVKEAVSSKGLRDDTTCIVVDILPPEKLSPPLKRHGKGGIISLFRRRPSDELSEEQTDNGCFEPDVVEELYEEGSAMLSQRLNVNYPAGNMFKLHDCAVCQLEMKPGEGVSVHGNMPKLSRVDPWGGPFLCSSCQVKKVAMEGKLHSRNSQSAVQPVSK, from the exons ATGGCGGTGCACGCCGAGGCGGATGGCTCAGGTGTGCCCCTGGCCGTTCTGCTGAAGCGTGAGCTGTGCAACCAGAAGGTGGAGAAGCCGGACATCCTGTTTGGGGAGGCCAACAAGAGCAAGAAAGGGGAGGACTTCACCCTTCTCGTGGCCAAGTGCCACCGCGCTCCAGCAGAGGGCCCTTGCGACAATGCAGGCAGCGACGACACCATCTCGGTATTCGCG ATTTTCGATGGCCACAATGGATCTGCCGCTGCCATATACACCAGGGAGAATCTCTCAAACAATGTGCTAGCTGCTATTCCTCCAAATCTTACAAGTGAGGAGTGGACAGCCGCTTTGCCAAGGGCACTAGTTGCAGGTTTTGTTAAGACTGATAAAGATTTCCAAACAAAAG CTGCACGTTCAGGGACCACTGTGACTTTTGTCATAATAGACGGATGGGTTGTCACTGTAGCATCGGTTGGTGATTCACGCTGTATTCTAGAATCCGCTGAAGGTTCAGTATACTATTTATCTGCTGACCACCGCCTCGATGCAAACGAGGAGGA GGTGGAACGTGTAACAGCAAGTGGTGGTGACGTCGGTAGAATAAATATTGCTGGGGGTGCTGGG ATTGGTCCACTCAGATGCTGGCCAGGCGGATTGTGTTTATCAAGGTCAATTGGCGATACTGATGTTGGAGAATATATAGTTCCTGTCCCACATGTGAAGCAAGTAAAG CTGTCCAATGCCGGAGGGCGGCTTGTCATTGCTAGCGATGGTGTGTGGGATGCACTGCGCTTTCAGGAAGCTCTGAACTGCACCAGGGGGCTGCCAGCTGAATCCGCTGCAAATCGAATTGTTAAA GAAGCTGTGAGCTCAAAGGGACTACGAGATGATACTACTTGCATAGTCGTCGACATATTACCACCAGAAAAGCTAAGTCCGCCATTAAAGAGGCATGGGAAAGGAGGCATCATATCTTTATTCCGTCGGAGGCCCTCTGATGAATTGTCTGAAGAGCAGACAGACAATGGGTGTTTTGAACCTGATGTAGTTGAGGAACTATACGAAGAGGGCTCCGCGATGCTTTCTCAAAG GTTGAATGTAAATTATCCGGCAGGAAATATGTTCAAGCTGCATGATTGTGCAGTCTGCCAGTTGGAGATGAAACCTGGCGAGGGCGTCTCTGTTCATGGCAACATGCCGAAGCTTTCACGGGTTGATCCCTGGGGCGGACCTTTTCTCTGTTCATCCTGCCAGGTGAAAAAGGTGGCTATGGAAGGGAAGCTGCATTCGAGAA ATTCTCAATCTGCAGTCCAACCTGTGTCCAAGTAG
- the LOC100830076 gene encoding B3 domain-containing protein Os06g0194400 — MVRPTDRPAKLRPDFGPWAFRVRGFTPSSLSLSLPPNLKIESRCQNRRHNSWICSKLIQFVRLSVLREINLPSPLSSPSQTAERVNPKREETKKREEMAEANSYEEQRRRQVEENKRKLEELRLHHLSAAVREAAAKPKQKRKAPAQRDAGKDAPRRRSNRIASIPERPNYRENAIYSQKQKELKPDHAYAVSKAEELKDELSSDYPTFVRPMTQTLSNLHIPSQFSTEHLPQQDARVYLVDDDEEEYRTFYRPHTSSLNKGWREFAVDHELVDGDCLVFQLIKKAFFKVYIFRASSYYEDDH; from the exons ATGGTACGGCCCACGGACCGTCCTGCCAAGCTCAGGCCCGATTTTGGCCCATGGGCATTCCGAGTTCGCGGTTTTaccccctcctctctctctctctccctccccccaaatttgaaaattgaaaGCCGCTGCCAAAATCGGCGCCACAATTCTTGGATTTGCAGCAAACTCATTCAATTCGTTCGTTTATCAGTTCTACGGGAAATCAATCTCCCTAGTCCGCTCAGTTCCCCCTCCCAAACAGCTGAAAGAGTAAACCCTAAAAGAgaggaaaccaagaagagGGAAGAAATGGCTGAAGCGAACTCGTATGAGGAGCAGCGAAGGAGGCAGGTAGAGGAGAACAAgaggaagctggaggagctgcGCCTGCACcacctctccgccgccgtccgtgaggccgccgccaagcccaAACAG AAGCGGAAGGCCCCGGCGCAACGAGACGCCGGCAAGGACGCACCGCGCCGGCGTTCCAACCGCATCGCCAGCATCCCCGAGCGGCCGAACTACCGCGAGAAT GCAATTTATTCGCAGAAGCAAAAAGAATTAAAACCTGATCATGCATACGCCGTTAGCAAGGCCGAAGAGCTAAAGGATGAGTTGAGCTCTGACTACCCTACCTTTGTCAGACCCATGACTCAGACTCTTTCCAACCTG CATATCCCGTCTCAGTTCAGCACTGAGCATCTCCCGCAGCAAGACGCAAGAGTGTATTTggtggatgatgatgaggaggagtaCCGCACATTCTACCGTCCACACACTAGCAGCCTTAACAAAGGGTGGAGAGAGTTCGCCGTCGATCATGAGCTGGTTGATGGTGATTGCTTGGTATTCCAGCTGATTAAGAAGGCATTCTTCAAG GTCTACATATTTAGGGCAAGCTCTTACTATGAAGATGATCATTAA